Proteins from a genomic interval of Paenibacillus sp. RC334:
- a CDS encoding M14 family metallopeptidase: MREYIVQKGDTLHRVASAFKLSADTLMADNPWTAAQPYLICGQVLYIRPSMDRKYVIQAAEHARQIAKQFGMELDELRQVNPELAEHDFVEGKTIIIPENHQNQIVRLRGEYGYEDLREDLAALAQRYPFIEVGSIGTSVMGKDIPYVRIGRGPLKIHVNASVHANEWLTTPCLLRFVERYAQGVDSTNGNKGGEHHDEREDQGEAPLWIYGVSPQTWLYRTSLWVVPMVNPDGVELVQQGVLPSHPLYHDLRKWNEGRADYRGWKANIRGVDLNDQFPAYWEEEVRRRGKTSPSRRDYAGPAPLSEPEAKALVDLTEREQFDMVLSIHSQGQEIYWNYRDLEPKESRDWASRLAAATGYRAVKLGGSDAGYKDWFIQRFGKPGFTVEVGLGVNPLPMRDYDDIAAEVGMLMATVLSW; the protein is encoded by the coding sequence ATGAGGGAATATATCGTACAAAAAGGAGATACTTTGCACCGGGTCGCCTCGGCTTTTAAATTATCGGCAGATACATTGATGGCAGACAATCCGTGGACTGCCGCGCAACCCTATCTGATTTGTGGTCAAGTGCTGTACATTCGTCCGTCAATGGATCGTAAATACGTTATTCAGGCCGCTGAGCATGCCAGACAGATTGCCAAGCAGTTTGGTATGGAGCTTGATGAGCTGCGGCAGGTCAATCCCGAACTTGCGGAGCATGATTTTGTGGAAGGAAAAACCATTATTATACCTGAAAACCATCAGAATCAGATTGTACGTTTGCGTGGAGAGTATGGATACGAGGACTTGAGAGAAGATCTTGCGGCCCTGGCTCAAAGGTATCCGTTTATTGAAGTGGGCAGCATCGGCACCAGTGTCATGGGGAAGGATATCCCCTATGTACGCATTGGACGGGGCCCGCTGAAAATTCACGTCAACGCCTCTGTACATGCCAATGAATGGCTGACGACACCATGTTTGCTGCGTTTTGTAGAGCGATATGCGCAAGGAGTCGACAGTACGAATGGAAATAAAGGTGGGGAGCATCATGATGAGCGTGAGGATCAAGGCGAGGCTCCTCTATGGATATATGGAGTTTCTCCACAAACCTGGCTATACCGCACTTCTTTATGGGTAGTGCCCATGGTCAATCCAGATGGGGTGGAACTGGTTCAACAAGGTGTCCTTCCGTCTCATCCCCTGTACCATGACTTAAGAAAGTGGAATGAAGGCCGTGCTGATTATCGTGGATGGAAGGCTAACATTCGCGGTGTGGACCTTAACGATCAGTTTCCGGCGTATTGGGAGGAAGAGGTACGTAGACGCGGTAAAACAAGCCCGTCCAGAAGGGATTATGCGGGTCCTGCGCCTTTGTCTGAGCCGGAGGCTAAAGCGCTTGTCGATCTGACGGAGCGGGAACAGTTTGATATGGTGTTGTCCATACACAGTCAGGGACAGGAAATCTATTGGAATTACCGGGATTTGGAGCCAAAGGAGAGTCGGGATTGGGCATCACGGCTGGCGGCTGCAACAGGATACCGGGCGGTAAAGCTGGGGGGCAGTGATGCGGGATATAAGGACTGGTTTATACAGCGGTTTGGAAAACCGGGTTTTACCGTTGAAGTCGGGCTGGGTGTAAATCCGCTGCCTATGCGTGATTATGACGATATTGCGGCAGAGGTGGGCATGTTAATGGCAACGGTGCTTTCATGGTAA
- the racE gene encoding glutamate racemase — protein MQQAIAILDSGVGGLTVVKEVMRQLPREKIIYFGDTARTPYGPRPSEEVKKFTEQMVDFLIQFDPKVIIIACNTATAAALDYISQKVSIPVIGVIHPGARAAISATATGHVGVIGTVGTIRSGAYTAALKQLSPYVDVLSHACPALVPLVEQGLFRSDTTSEVVEESLKPIQAYPIDCLILGCTHYPFLKETIQEVMGPNVKLISSADETARETSTILYNKGKLEAGDETPVHQLFCSGDPEMFQSIAAQWLGEQIRQTPVVWQVTNLD, from the coding sequence GTGCAGCAAGCGATTGCAATATTGGATTCCGGTGTAGGAGGTTTGACGGTAGTTAAAGAAGTCATGCGTCAGCTTCCACGGGAAAAAATCATTTATTTTGGAGACACTGCGCGCACCCCGTATGGACCCCGGCCATCGGAAGAGGTTAAGAAATTTACAGAGCAAATGGTTGATTTTCTGATTCAATTTGATCCGAAAGTCATTATTATTGCCTGCAACACGGCAACAGCCGCGGCATTGGATTATATTAGCCAAAAGGTATCCATTCCGGTGATCGGAGTCATCCACCCTGGGGCACGTGCTGCAATCAGCGCAACAGCCACCGGGCATGTCGGGGTGATTGGGACTGTCGGTACGATTCGAAGCGGAGCCTATACGGCTGCGCTGAAGCAACTATCCCCCTATGTAGACGTGTTGAGTCATGCCTGCCCTGCTCTCGTTCCTTTGGTGGAACAGGGACTGTTCCGCTCAGACACAACATCAGAGGTCGTAGAGGAGTCGTTGAAGCCGATTCAAGCGTACCCGATTGATTGTTTGATTCTCGGTTGTACGCATTATCCTTTTTTGAAGGAAACGATTCAGGAAGTGATGGGCCCTAACGTGAAGCTGATTAGTTCAGCAGACGAAACGGCTCGTGAGACGAGTACGATTTTGTATAACAAGGGCAAGTTAGAGGCCGGGGATGAAACCCCTGTGCATCAGCTTTTTTGTTCCGGTGATCCGGAAATGTTCCAGAGCATTGCCGCACAGTGGCTTGGGGAGCAAATTCGTCAAACGCCTGTTGTTTGGCAGGTTACCAATCTGGATTGA